Genomic segment of Arachis hypogaea cultivar Tifrunner chromosome 16, arahy.Tifrunner.gnm2.J5K5, whole genome shotgun sequence:
TTCTAGAAAGAAAAGTTTGCCTTGTTTTTAgatcataaagaaaaaaaatcctttGATCCCTTCTTTATATactagaaaataatatttttgggctGATTCATCTAACTTCTTCCTATTTTGAGTTAAAGTGGATGCAAAGGCAAGACAACAAAAAACTTTGATGTAGTTTAGATCAGGTAATTTGCCATGTAATTTTTGAAAGGGGGATAGAGTTTGTAAAATGGGATTAAGGACTCTATTGATGAGATGCACAGCGTGTGCCACTACTAAATctcaaaaatttttagaatatttgattgaaaaagtAGAGTCCTAGCCACCATAAGAATGTGTTGGTACTTCCTCTCAGCTATCCCATTTTGCTGAGGGGTTTCCACATATGACTTTTCCTGTAAACTTTTTTTAGAGGCAAAGAAATTATGCAAGTTGAATTCCGAGCCATTATCCGATCTGACACACTTgatagtttttgaaaattgggTTTCAACCATTTTAATGAAATTGGGCAGAATTAATGAAACCTCAGATTTATTTTTCATGAACTTAATCCAAGTAAAACGACTATTGTCATCAACGATAGTAAGAAAGTACTTAAAACTAGAGGTAGATACAATTGATAGAGAGTCTCAAATATCAACATGTATTAAATCGAAAGACGAGTCAGCTACTGAACTACTAATAGGAAAAGAAATTCTCTTCTGTTTTACAAAATGACAAGGTTCACAAGCTGcaatattatttttacatttaatgaaagaaaaatcTTTTTGAGTGATCCTAGTCTATGCCACAGTTGTGACTGTTGTGTAGATGAGACAGTGTTCTCAGATGTGTGATGTAGTATTTGTGAGAAATGTTGTGTAATGTAGTGAGCTACAATGTGATCATTTGAGTGATCCAATACATATAAACCAGTGCTGCTTTTAGCTGTACCAATCATCTTCAATAGATGGTAGTCCCAAATCTGGCACCATGTATATGAAAACAAAAATAGACAATTCAATGCCTTTGTAACTTGTGAAACTGACACCAAATTGAATTTAAAAGCAGGAATATAGAGAACATTCTCTaagtaaaaatttgtattaaaaatcaTTGTACCAGCAATGGTAGTAATGGCAATAGAGCCATCAAGCATATGCACAGTAATAGgttcaatattttttaaagattaaaaaatatttagagaaAAACAAACGTGATCAGTAGCACCTGTGTCCACTACCCAAGTATCTAATCTAAGAAATTTTTTATTGACAGATAAAGATGCAGCTAAAAGGGTACCTTTGGTGATCTGTAAGTCTTTTGGCTCAGTTGATGTAATGATTTGGTTGATAGTGTGATTAGATTGGGTTGACTGTTGTAGGATGGACGTTAAAGTAATCCATTGATCATTGGTCAAGCTATAACTTGGATTCTCACCATTTTTAACAGCAGTCGAAGGTAATGCACTGATTTCATCATTCTCATCAGTGAAAGTGTTATTAATGCTTCCACATTTCTACAAATGCGGGGGAAGGCCATGCTTCTTGTTGCATGTATCAACAATGTGTCCTGTTCTGCCACAAAAAGAGTAATGCTTTGTGCTATGAGACCTGCCTGGACTTCTTCCTCTACTATTCACACCCCTCTATCTCTGCCTCTGCCTCTGGTGGAATTGTGACCAGAATTAGCAGCGTATAGGATTCGTGAATCTGGAGTGTCAACTGAAAGGTTGAGTTGGCGTTCTTGTTGGGTTAGCATTGCAAACACAGTATCCATGTCAGGAAGGGATTTTAAGAGCATAATTTGGGTTTTGGTAGTTGCAAATTGATCATTGAGGCCACGCAAAAATCTTGCAATGTAGTCTTCAGTGCAGTACAGTCGCATTGATTTTAAACCACAGATACACTTGCTAGTACAGGTAATACACGTAGGAATCGGCCTGAAGTTATCAATTTCTTCCTAAATCCCTTGCATCTTGGTAAAATAGGAAGTGATTAAAAGATCACCTTGTTTTGCACTATATAGCTCCTCATACAACTCTGAGACATGGTTTAGATCTCCCTGGTAATAGTGTTTCTTTAAATCATTCCACATATCTGAAGCCACATTTCTTCAGATGACACTCTGAAGAATATCGTATGAGAGAGATACATGTAGCCAAGAGAGGACATAGGTATTGCAACGGCCCCAAGTTGCATACATTGGATCGGTAACCTCCAGTCGAGGGAGAGAGCCATCAATGAAGGAAATTTTGTTTTCGGACTCGAGTACCAACGAAATCGAGCGGGACCAATTGGTGTAATTTTGAGAATTGAGGCGAAGAAAAATTAAGGGATTACTAGGACTTTCAGCTGGGTGCAAGAAGTATGGACTGTTCTGATCGAGAGGAGGATGCACTGTTCCTGAATTCATGCGGTTCTGGAGTTGAgtgagttgaaaaagaagctgcGAGAGGGTGTTGATCGGAACACTGTTACCAAAATCCTAGAGATCAAATTCGATGAATAGGTCTCATCAGTCTCTATTGTGTGAGTCCAGGAAAGATGTTGGATCTGGAGGTAGGCGAAGAAGATTAGAACATGGAAGATACCCAGGGTCATTTTCGGCGATGATAACATGTAAAAACGGAAGCTGAAAAAGGGTTTGAAGTTTGAATGATAGAGAAGAATGGAAGGGGAAATCCACCATTTCCGATCAACGGGATCAAGAGTGGGCGCTCTAAATCTACAATTTCTCAAATTAATGAATACCTTCTTCATCTCTTACACACGAAATAGATACTTCTCAAGCTCCTCCAACTATAGCAAATCAAAATTTTGATCTGAATGTTTTGGCACAATTAGTTGCTCAAATCAATTCCATTCAAGCTGCTACACCAAAGCCCCCGATAAATCCCACCACAGATCCTACAAGTCTGTTCTTTCTTCACCCTGGCAAGAATTCAGGTACTCCAATTGTCCCTATTACTTTGGATCGCATGAACTATGGATCTTGGTTAAGATTGATGAAGATGACTCTGCAGTTGAAGAATAAATTTGCTTTCGTTGATAATTCTCTTCCAAAGCCGGCATGCATGGGAGCATTGCAATACACTTGTAGTCTCTTGGTTCCACCTCTCTCTTAGCCCAGACATAGACAACAACGTTATTTGGAACGGTGTCGCTCACAGTCATAGCATTTGGGAAGAACTCAAAAAGCACTTCTATCAAGGAGACATGTTCCGCATGCTGAGCTCGAAGAAGAGCTCTTCTCATCCAGACAAGTTGATCTTGAACTTACATCCTATTTCACAAAGTTGCAAGGAATTTGAGAGGAACTAGAAATCTTTTGACTCATCCCTTCATGTGTTTGCCGCACCAATTGTCCATGTGCATCCAATACTTGAGGATACAGAGATGACACATTTGTAGTTCGATTTCTTCGTGGCTTAAACGAGCAATTTTTAGCTGTTTGATCAAGTATCATGCTAATGCAGCCGTTGCCATCGATTGACACCACTTTTCATTGCTTATGCAACAAGAAAGGCAATTTCTTGGGACTAATTTGGTGGACTCCAAATAGTTGGTGAATGCAGTTCACAACTTCTTTGAAAATAATTCTTTTCGAAGCAGGAACTGTGGCAGAGATGGCCGCAGTGGCAAGGGCCAAAGTTATGGAGGACGAGGACAAAGCAAACAATGTTCTTTTTGTGGCAAAGAAGGCATCTAGTTGATCAATATAATGCTACAAAAAACATGTCTTTTCTCCGCATTTTAAAGCCAGAACACCTCTTACCATCAATATCACAGCTGATGTACATGATGATGAGCATGATGATATTGTTAAGCTCTATTAGGAAGATGGTGGTAGTTCATCAACCTTCTTTATTCAACATCAAAAGCAAGCCCTGATAGTTCTCTTGCAACAAAATACCTCCCCAACTTCCCATATTGTGAATCAAGTCTCGCATGTCACAGAAGTCCAATTTTCTTCTTAAGATAATTCTATGATATGCACTCTCAATTGATCATATTACAATGGTTCCTAGGTCATTGGCACAGTCCATATCACCCATTACATTGCTACATTCCACACATACAAAGCCATATGCCCAATAAGAGTTAAATTACCTAATAAATGTATGGTCATTACTTCAATATATGgcacaataaaattttttaaatatttatgccTCAGATGTTTTTTACCTACTTTTTTTACGTTAAAcctgatttcaatgtcaaaactTATAGCTTGCATTGCCTCTCAATTTCTTTTGTAACAAATTTGACTGTGAAATACAGTACATTGAATAAAtattcaattttatatatatatagcgactcaattgaaaatttgataaaataatagtTAGGGTAAATCACCTATATAAATTATGGTGTAGAAAAATTTATGTGAATCCACCACACAAATAATTGTTACAGGTTCAACCAAGAGGACATTtatatgtaattcgaattagtctaattcgaattatacattcacagtaattcgaatcacattgattcgaattacacatgcACACAAgtactaattcgaatcaaccttaTTCGAGttacacactaattcgaaccagggtgattcgaattatacacacAAACTCACATACTAGTTCGAATTGGACTGATTCGAACTAGTACCCGGCATATTGACTCATAGTAATTCGAAGCATGCTAATTCGAATTATGGAACATTTgccaaaaaatttagaaaaaatattagtgaaatatttgtcaaaaatattagaaaaaatactatataatataaaaaaatatactacaaaaaataaaaaaattataaatattagttgAACGTGAATTCTATAGCATAAATCTAATTCATGCAATTATTTTAATACACCAACAATATATCTATATGGAGCCAATGCTAAATCGAATTCAATTAATTCGATAATACGAGTGTATGAAAAAAAATgcattttataaagtttaaaaatttttattatgtgataGGTTAGTAACGagtacattacaaatttttatagtactcatcgtaacaatgtttaatttaataattgttattaaaattttagttgtactcgttacaaaataaataattataatatataaatataaaataaattgacCGATTTAAAAATAGGACAATCTAATAATATTGAAAAccatttaatttaaaaacataatttaaaaaataaatcctttacatacttgcataattatgaatttataatatgataaatacttcccaaaaatttattctaatgcttGACTTCTAAATAccgaattatttatttaaatagtttaatttttatctaacctAATATAATAAAGTATGTttaaaccttattattattattattattattattattattattattattattattattattattattattattctctcattgtaaataattttataaaatatgaaaatttattagaaaatttTATGAGTACTAAAAATTTATAAGTCAATCTATGTAAATCGATTTAAGATACTTTTTATAATATTCATGGCATCTTTTAAagaagttttataaaaaaaaaattattatgattatttattttgtaacgagtacaactaaaattttaataacaattattaaattaaacatgGTTATGATGAGTACTATAGAAGGTTTGTAATGTACTCGTTACTAACCTATCAcataataaaaattgttaaactttataaaatgcaattttttttcatagACTCGTATTATCGAACTAATTGAATTCGATTTAGCATTGGCTCCATATAGATATAATTGTTGGTGTATTAAAATAATTGTATGGATTAGATTTATGCTATAGAATTTAGGTTcaactaatatttataattttttttatattttttgtagtatatttttttatattatatagtattttttttctaatactttTGACAAATATTCTATAATTCGAATTAGTATGCTTCGAATTACTATGAGTCAGAGTCAATATAGTATGTGagtttgtgtgtaattcgaatcaccctgattcgCGAATCAGTgcttgtgtgtaattcgaattagaCTAATTCGACCTCTTGGTTGAACCCTGTAACAATTATTTGTTTGATAGATTCATGTAAATTTTTCTACACCATGGTTTATATGGGTGATTTACCCTAATAGTTAAgaataatcaaattatttataaaaaaaacacaAGCACTGCTTCGCGAAAAATCGTTACACAAGGAGACCATCATAATCCCCACGGGATGCAAACTGAACCTACCCGCCTGCACATCACCTGCAACGATGTAGGATTGCAGGTTGTGTTCCCTCCTAAGGCGTGTGTCTACAGCTCCATCCACTACGCTTCTGCATGTGTAGTAGTCATAAGAGCTTCTACACCAGAGTAAGAGCTTCTACACCAGACCAGAGTCGCCGCCTTTAGATTATTATCTTATTTAGCATTACTCTTTTCAAACTAGCCTTAtgactaggggtggcaaacaggCCTAAACCCGCCGGGTCGGCTCGCGTAACCCGTTAAAAAAGACTGGCTGGGCTGGGAAATtaggaccgccaaatagcaaaagcccgcctaacccgcatcgcttaaaccgcgggttttggcgggcttccccgccaggcttagtatttttttatcaaggggtatttttacatttttttttaccaaaatccaacttcccccaccccaacttacaagagaatgaagatgaaaattgagtattttggattatgtttattttgttttagagactatttataattatgttttgaattatgtttattttactttgggaacaatatttataattatattttggatgaaaacttggtttataattatgtttattagatatttataattacaaagactttaatatttgtgaatataaaaattataatagttaaaagtaaaaaaaaaaaaatatttggcgggcttagcccgtcggcccgccagcccgccattaggcggggcgggctgggattttgggaccgcctcactaggcggggcgggacAGGCCAGTCCACCAAAGGGCGGGCTTCTGGCGggacggggcgggcttccccgcttgccacccctatttATGATTATGAAGAGTATTGAGATAGAAACAGGACTTATGCTTCTTTTTTACTGCTTGGTTCCGTTATGACATTACGATGTCGATTCTATAGATGAAGCACCCATAAATTTTCCAGCGACACATACACCCCCATTGACTAAATGCGATCAATATTGGAAGACTTTCCTTTTCGTTTTttcatgaaaaagagaaaaatgaagatagtacacatctaaaataaaactgagatcTTAACAGAAGGAATGTTCAAGCGTTAAAATCCACATGTTCGTGGGTTTAGGCTTAAGCATTTAGCATTTGAATGAAGGAAAAGGGGATGAATAATGCCAAAAAGAAAACAGAACTGATAAATTGTATAGAAACAGAGGTAAATCCAAATGATCATGAAAATATAAACACAAAATGAAGTATCATTTAAATTCAGAAGGCTGATTCATCCCATCCATTTAAATTCTGTTTCTTTCCGTTTCACATAGAGCCTACTACCATGAACCTTCAGCTCCTACTGTTGGATTCTTGAAAGCAGAGAATTCCCAGTATGTCTTCAATGAGAATGGTGGGAAAACAGTTGCACCTTCTTCAGTAATTTTAGATATCTGAAAATTGAACATTACATATATACTTAAATATGTATACAATtcaatcaaacttaaaattttatcaaGAATAAAAATGCAACAATAGACGTCTTTCACTCTTTTGTCACGAAGTAAAGATGGTTATACCAGTGCTATTGTATTGTGTCCTCTCATAACATGTCCTGTGGAGTGTGGACAACGTATTTCCTTGTAGTTGGAACTTAAGAGCCCCACAAGGATTAGTAGATGCGGGGCAAATGGGGGAATGAATTTCCGACCCAAACCATATGAACTCATTGTTCACAAGAACTGAAGTATGTGGCGCTTGAGTTCTTGATGGTCTAATCTATAATTATTCTGGTTTGATTTGAACATTCTTTTGGGCCACATCACTAAGAGTGGATAAAGTTCTGCACTTGGAtaagcattttttttttaaagaactcAAGGAAAGGGGAGCCACAGAGGCAAACCATGGAA
This window contains:
- the LOC140180030 gene encoding uncharacterized protein translates to MNSGTVHPPLDQNSPYFLHPAESPSNPLIFLRLNSQNYTNWSRSISLVLESENKISFIDGSLPRLEVTDPMYATWGRCNTYVLSWLHGDLNHVSELYEELYSAKQDYIARFLRGLNDQFATTKTQIMLLKSLPDMDTVFAMLTQQERQLNLSVDTPDSRILYAANSGHNSTRGRGRDRGV